In Bacteroidota bacterium, the genomic stretch AGTTGGACTTGGGCTCAGTGGGCTTCTCCTCGATGTCGAGCGCGCGGCCGTCGGCGTCGAAGTGGACGACGCCGTAGCGCTCGGGGTCGCTGACGTAGTAGCCGAAGACCGTCGCCCCGCCCTGCTCTTCCACGCGCGTGCGAGCGCGGCGGAGTGTGTTGGTCAGACCTTGACCGTAGAAGATGTTGTCGCCCAGGATGAGGCTCGCCGGCTCGCCGCCGAGGAACTCCTCGCCGATCACAAACGCCTCCGCGATGCCGTTGGGCGCGTCTTGCACAGCGTACTGTAGGTCGAGGCCCCACGCGTGGCCGTCGCCGAGGAGCCGCTGGAAGTGCGGCAGGTCGTGCGGCGTCGAGATGATCAGGATCTCCCGGATGCCCGCCAGCATGAGCGTGGTGAGCGGGTAGTAGATCATCGGCTTGTCGTAGACCGGCATGAGCTGCTTGCTGAACGCGAGCGTCAGCGGGTGCAGCCGGGTGCCCGAGCCACCGGCGAGGATGATGCCTTTCATGGGTCGTTTGGTGCGTGCGGAGTGGCGGAAAAGGTACGAGGG encodes the following:
- the rfbA gene encoding glucose-1-phosphate thymidylyltransferase RfbA produces the protein MKGIILAGGSGTRLHPLTLAFSKQLMPVYDKPMIYYPLTTLMLAGIREILIISTPHDLPHFQRLLGDGHAWGLDLQYAVQDAPNGIAEAFVIGEEFLGGEPASLILGDNIFYGQGLTNTLRRARTRVEEQGGATVFGYYVSDPERYGVVHFDADGRALDIEEKPTEPKSNYAVVGLYFYDGAVTDIARNLAPSARGELEITDVNRTYLQRGMLDVEVLGRGTAWLDTGTHQSLLEAANFVEVVEARQGLKIACPEEVAFRMGYIDADALRALATPLAKSTYGQYLLTLLDQVATQRHPADLTM